From the Schistocerca piceifrons isolate TAMUIC-IGC-003096 chromosome 2, iqSchPice1.1, whole genome shotgun sequence genome, the window TCTAACGAATTTAAAAAATCACTTGTATACTGAACAACTTCGTCCATATTCATGTCAATCACTTTACACATAATAGAATTGCCTGCAATTTGTTCTTGAATTGCGTGGTTGAATGCACTGTCATCTATgttttttgctgccaaaatagcacatTCAcaaagcaattttttatttttataataggGTGACAATTTGTGGAAACTTTCTGAAAGACTTGTTTGATGGATGGCACAACGATACAAAAGTTGAatgaaaattaaatacattttgtgGTAGCATCGACTGATACTTTTACTTCACCAATGTTCAATAGCTGTTGTGAAAATGTGGCTGCAGACATATTGCACTGCAAATATACATGCACATTGGTCTttaatgtacaaggtgtacaactttgcttccgccatttgccaataggtggcaacaacggtaagtagcggtcgaaagaaacagatcacagacatcAGGCAGTGAGCTTGGACCTCAGGTCAACATaatctcattcaaacattagtcactTTGTGTTGCATCATTAAGTTGTGCTTTATTGGAAACGTCAGtaattcttgtcatttgcgggagatgttactgttttgtttccatatgaagaaaacagcagctgagtcttattgaatgctctcaagtacgtatggcaaggacgctattagtgaaagaacatgtcgtgactggtttcaacgcttcaagaactgtGATTTTAATGATTTAGACTggaatagtggtggaagagagaatgttttcgaagatacagaattggagacattgctgagtgaagactcacgtcaaactcCAGAATAATTGGCATGATTAgtaggagtgacacagcaagccgtATCAagatgtctcaaggctatgggctcAAAGCCTTTTCTGATATGTAGCTCATCTGGATACAATTCGCTATGAAACAGCgtttgtgtttgtgaacagttgcttcagaagcaaaaacggaagggatttatgcattgcattgtgaccggggatgaaaaatgggttcattaccataactctaaatgcaaaaaatcatggagaTACCCCGGCCATGCTCCCATGTCGGcggccaaactgaatattcatggctccaagatcatacTCTGCATTTggcgggaccagctcggcgtcgtgtagtATGAGGTGTTACAacgaagtgaaacaatcacaggtctTGTTATTGAATGTAATTAATGCATttaagcagagcattaaaagacacaatggccacaatacagcaagaggcatgataaagtgattttgcagtgcGACAACACttgaccccacattgcaaaagaggtcaaaacgtacttgcaaaatctaaaatgggaagtcctacggGCAATAGAAGCTCTTTTATCTCATCCCATGCTGGATTGCATGTATATGTGATGAAAAAGTAGGGGCAGCCAAATGAATGGACATGTCATGGAATATTCATGCAGATGTCGTGGGCACCCACAGAACATTGCTGGAAGTATGACCATTTTACCAGCATCAGAAACATTTTCATCATTTGGAACTACATCTCATAAATGAATGTGTTCTTCTGAACACATACACAACAATGTTTGATGTAAGCAAGTGAATAACAAATGTTTGGATTCAATTTTGGCATACATGCCTAATATGTATCGATGAAATAGTTGATGGCATTGCAGAATATGTTTGCTTCCATTCTGAGGTATCATTATGCAGTATGAATAATAATTCATtgggatagggagagagagagagagagagagagagagagagagagagagagagagagagagagagagagagaagaaaaatgtaaatttcactTACAAATGTTTGAAagtgaaaaggaaaataatattttcatttgataaaatgaaataaagataTCTGTATTTACCTGTAACTGAATTGATTTGCATAATACTCAAGTGTTATCCATTCAGCTCTTCCCAAAAAATTATAGGCTATTGCAGCACATCATATGATCAACGTGTTTCAGCAACACGTTGAGCTGTATTATTCCGTCATTGAAGAATTTTATCACACGTTTTGTGTTACTCACCAACTATGACAATCACAGCTTCATTGATGGTAGGTCCATTGTAGCATCCAGCATGCTGTCCAAGTAGTGTTTTGTCGACTCTTATTTTAAATTCGTAATTATCCACCAGTAAGTTGTTAAAGTTTTGCAAACTTTATCAATGCATTGTCTTGGTGGGAACATGTTAGCAAATAGGATATAATGTGGTGTTTGGTGCCTAGAATTGCATTGCAGTGTTGATCCGTTCGTGCATCGTCACCCATACAGTAGATTTGTAGAAATTTATGTTCAGTGTCCGAAATCAGTAGAAATGAACCAAGATGGTGAGATATTTATTCTTGAATTTTGAAAGTAAGCATCTACCGATTAAGGAAAACACTACCAGCTCTGAAAGATGTCATTTGAAATGCTGAATTATATTTGTGAATGTTCTGCAAACAGCGTCTGGAGCCAGATGAGTCACCCAAAAGCAATGACAACAGTGGATCAGGTGGTGGACACAATGTCAGCAATTTAACGTTCCCATTCGTGCAGCACATTCCTGGTGTTTCATTGTTGAACTTGGGTGAACTGCAATGCCCACACACCTTATCCATTTTGTTGATATTTACACTGGGATTTAAGTGTAGTGTAATGCCAGCAAGCTGCGCAACATGAGCTGCTTTCAATTGCAACTCTTACATGCTCAATGTTTTCATGAGTATGCAATGTCTTTGGATTAACAAGCTTCTTCATTGCTTTTGACGAAACCTCTTCAATTGCTTTTCATTGTACAGGGAAGTGGCACTCGTCAGCCACAGTTAATTTGAAAATGGGTGTAAAAAACATGACTTGCACATAAATACTATCATTTTGGTAAAAATTCTTTTACAATGTATGCACAATGCTCTGGTGTTCACTGCATCATTGCTATTTAATGTTAAAATGACAGGAATGTGGTCAGCTGCATCCCTGCCACTTTCCATCACCTTAGCACAATACCTGCTCTTTTCAAAATCTTTCTTTACTCTGGCACAACCTGTATATTTGTcatataaagattttttttttagtacatGATCAAATGCTACTGCATAAGCATGATTTGGAtttggattttttttaaaattagcaaGTCTTAACAAATCCCTTTTAAAAGAATTTAATTAAGACAATCCACTGTATAAATATGCTTCAAAGCACATACCACATTTTGTTCTAGTTGCGTAACCTGAGTTTACAAACCTTTAACCATCACATGGCAGCAACAATTCTGTATGACATTTAAAAGAGGTACATAGTGTGTCCAATCACATCTGGTCACCTTAAATTACATTTCATACCATTTCTATAAAAAAGATGTGGCAGTTTAAAAAAAGTCACTGCCACTGAATAGATACAGCAACATGCATCAGTAAAAGATGCAACTTGACACAAAGCAATTCAGAAAAAGTATTTTTTCCCTTCACCCCAACAGTAAGTGGCATACCTCTTGCAGCAGATAATAAATCTGAAAACTCAGCAAATTACCAAATTCTAGGACAATAGTTTCATGACACCTGAAATTTGTACAGGCTTCTGCATGTCTCATAACATGGTCACAGATATATAATTAAGGTTGTATTCTCCGTTCTGTTGCACAGGAGTAATAGAGTCAAGATATAAATTGCTAGTTTTCTTTTTAATGAGTAACAGAGTAAACAGTGGAATCCAACTAGatgattaacaaaaaaaaaattgtacttggCTGCACTTTGGGTGCAGTTCAGTTTATGTTACTTTCTCCTCTTTGTATTCAGGCTTCCAAAACCACTGTCAGCATCAACTCATATAGCACTCAAGCATGGAAGTGACAGCACACAGCTATTTGTAACCAACTCTTAAGAACACACCAACAGCACAAACATCAGTGCTTGTTTATTAGACTGATAGTGATAACTTGCTTCTCACTTTTGCAGTACGCAACTCATTTAGCTGTTATCACTTGCCTTCATCCTGTTCATCTACATAAGGTTTTACAGTGTTGTAATGCTCTCCTAATCTATACATGTGTCTATGATATGTCAAAATTATACTCTTTTGGTCATTATATTCTTCACCAATCACAATAGTAGGTCCAACAGCTTGAATAACTTCTATAGGACATTTAAGTACATGTGATAGAGCACGCAGCTGAAACAAATGAGAAACAGTGTCTACATTTATTTCTACATATAAATACCATGTAATTATGAAATATGTAATCTAATACTGTGTTCCCAATAGCAGCTTGAAGTATGGATAAATATTATGAGTCATGCTGGTTGGAACTAAATATAAAAGAAATTCTAAGTGATCTCAACTAAATTGAAAATATGAATATTTAGTTACTCGAGGACTGTAAAAACAAACGATAAAAAATCAGTCAgcttaataaaagaaaatattatgccAATTTAAAAAGAAAGCTTTTGTGTCATCAACCAGTTACAACATACCTCCACTTGTCCACCCCAGCTGGATGTGTTGGCAATCTGATCACAGTATTCTTCATACTGCTCTTTTGAAAATGTATCCCCTGTCACAGGATcactgagaaatggaagaaaatcagaGCAGTTTTTCCTTAAGAACTGACTGGTCAGCATCCTTAAAGTCTGATATCCCATTTCTTCTCCCCCAACTGCTGCCTGTGCAAAATCTATTGCACAATATAAGCTatgtgaaagaataatttttaaaataagttttttaaCCTCTGGTATTCAGCCACTTCTACAAATTTTAAACATTCCAATTCCACAGTCATTTCTCAAGATAACTGATTTTATTACTTTAcaaagatttttctgtttcctaCAAAAAATGTATATGAAAAGGGAATTACATGATAAACATTATGATCTACTCCAGACATTCCACATTTCATATAATTAATCATTTGAGCAAAGTAACTGCAAGTTTGAAGaatgaaacatttatttacagTCACTGCCCAATGCATTGGCACTCTGTTTTGCACTTCTAATAGGCACTTCACTTCAAGTTGTTTGCCCAGACACATCTCCCATTCAAACACAAATTATGTTCTGTAAATTCCATCATGAAGGAGAGCCTTAAAGAATTGTGTAGAGAGCCACGTTAAACAACAGGTGACAGAAGCAGCCAATGCATACAACACCAAGAAATTACGATTTATGATAATCCTCTCACACTCATAATAGAATGAATTACTTCAACAATTACTTTACATACATATACCAGGAGAAAAGCCATTACTTTAGAGGGGAAAAAAGGCCTATACTGCTCTCCTTACTGAACTGAGCTGTCTCTTTTTTCCTTCATCTTCCGCTTCATACAAAGATTTATGCATCTTTACTGATTTCAGAGATTATTGATTTCAGCTACCTTTCTACTGAAAAATTAAAAGCCTATTTAATATAAACATTAGTGTTAACCTTACTTTGCATCCCAGGGTGAAAACAGTCTGATAAATTGTTGGAGAAGTGGCTAATATGGTAGTACTTTACTTTTGTTTTACATATCAActttacttaatatttttaatactgGTTCATGTGGGACATTAggttgcaaaacttgtttcttgaaACCAGCATTGTGAAACAATGTCTGCCTATGCAACAGCACAAGTTTCTTCTCCAATTTCAACATTTTGAGAGTGCCCAGAGCATCAGTCCTATCAGATATGAAAACTGCCCTAATTGGTATTCATGGAGTTATGACATGTCTGCTTGATATCAGTACAAAATACAAGGAACAGGACTGTCGAAATTAATAGTGGCGGAGTTAAGACTTGTCTACTCAGTAGCAATAAAAAAAGGGAAGGAACAAACTTGTTTAAATTCATGATTGGATAAGGAGAAGATATTGTCTCTGATGTTCAGTGACCTTTTTAACAGAAACTATTGTGAATCCCCCAGAAGCTACATCATCCAGCTAAGAATATCATCACAATAAGTCACAGATCTTCAAACAGTACGAGATTCATTGAGGAATTAAGACACTAAATGCAAGAAGTGTTATTGTCAGAAACAGCAGTTCATATTGAATTTACTTTGGAAAGTGGAGAGTCTCATTACTCTCTTGTTTCTATATCACATTCCAAACTCCACAACTGGCCTATTTATACCAGATGTTCTTAGCTTTGTACATATTAATTTTTCTATTTGCACCAATAATTACACATCTTATTTGGCTCACTTTTGTGtttgcacaggtgtgtgtgtgtgtgtgtgtgtgtgtgtattgtagcTCGCTATTTTGTCAGTATCTTCATGATGCTTTTATACTGACCTCAGGGCATCTACAGTATTTTCCAACTACACACAGAAATCTTTATTTCTAAATTGTTATTTATTCCAGAATGTAATCTGCTCAGTAATGCTAACATCATCAGTCCTTCAATGTCCATATTATGAATAATTGTCTCAATTGCAGTACTGCACATAGTTTATTcctgtaaaaattatcattagTGTCCTGCAAGGCAGAGTTTTTATATATCAGTATTGGACTTTGTGGCTCTAAAACCATGACCACAGAATAAATACTTtttgcctccccccatgaaccatggaccttgcgccattgacggggaggcttgcgtgcctcaatgatacagatagccgtaccgtaggtgcaaccacaacggaggggtatctgtcgagaggacaaatgtgtagttcctgagaggggcagcagccatttcagtagttgcaggggcaacattccggatgattgactgatctggcctcgtgaCACTAACCAACAGCCTTGctggtaaagcaggagtaggtttaataatgaataaaaaagtaggaatgcgggtaagctactacaaacagcgtaatgaacacattattgtggccaagatacatacgaagcctatgcctaccacagtagtacaagtttatatgccgactagctccgcagatgacgaagagattgatgacatgtataatgagataaaagaaattattcacatagtgaagggagacgaaaatttaatagtcataggtgactggaattcaatagtaggaaaaggaagagaaggaaacgtagtaggtgaatgtggaatgagggtaaggaatgaaagaggaagtcgcctggtagaattttgcacagagcataacttaatcacagctaacacttggttcaaaaatcataaaagaagactatatacatggaagaagcctggagatactgacaggtttcagatagattatataatggtaagacagagatttaggaaccaggttttaaattgtaaaacatttctaggagcagatgtggactctgaccacaatctattggttatgaactgtagattaaaactaaagaaacttcaaaaaggtgggaatttaaggagatgggatctggataaactgacagaaccaaaggttgtagagagtttcatggagagcattagggaatgattgacaagaatgggagaaagaaatacagtagaagaagaatgggtagctttgagagacaaaatagtgaaggcagcagagaatcaagtaggtaaaaagacgagggctaatagaaatccttgggtaacagaagagatactgaatttaattcacgaaaggaggaaatataaaaatgcagtaaatgaagcaggcaaaaaggaatacaaacatctcaaaaatgagatcgacaggaagtgcaaaatggctaagcagggatggctagaggacaaatgtaaggatgtagaggcttatatcactaggggtaagatagatactgcctacaggaaaattaaagagacctttggagaaaagagaaccacttgtatgaataccatgagctcagatggaaacccagttctaagcaaagaagggaaagcagaaaggtggaaggagtatatagcgggtctatataagggcgatgtgcttgaggacaatattatgaaaatggaagaggatgtagatgaagatgaaatgggagatacgatacagcgtgaagagtttgacagagcactgaaagacctgagtcgaaacaagggagtagacaacattgcattagaactactgacaaccttgggagagccagccctgacgaaactctaccatctggtgagcaagatgtatgagacaggcgaaataccctcagacttcaagaagaatataagaattccaatcccaaagaaagaaggtgttgacagatgtgaaaattaccgaactattagattaataagccactgctgcaaaatactaatgcaaattctttacagacgaatggaaaaactagtagaagccaaccttggggaagatcagtttggattccgtagaaatattggaacacttgaggcaatactgaccctacgacttatcttagaaaatagattaaggaaaggcaaacttacgtttctagcatttgtagacttagagaaagcttttgacaatgttgattggaataatctctttcaaattctgaaggtggcaggagtaaaatacatggagcgaaaggctatttacaatttgtacagaaagcagatggcagttataagagtcgagggacatgaaagggaaacagtggttgggaagggagtgagacagagttgtagcctatcgccaatgtcattcaatcggtatattgagcaagaattaaaggaaaaaaaaagacaaattcagcgtaggaattaaaatccatggaaaagaaattaaaactttgaggttcgttgatgacattgtaattctgtcagagacagcacaggacctggaagagcaactgaattgaatggacagtgtcttcaaaagaggatgtaagatgaaaataaacaaaagcaaaatgaggataatggaatgtagtcgaattaaatcgggtgatgctgagggtattagattagtaaagtagtacatgagttttgctatttggggaacaaaataactgatgatggttggagtagaggagatataaaatgtagactggcaatggcaaggaaagcgtttctgaagaagagaaatttgttaatatcaagtacagatttaagtgccaggaagtcatttctgaaagtatttgtatggagtgtagccatgtatggaagtgaaacatggacgataactagtttggacgagaagagaatagatgctttcaaaatgtggtgctacagaagaatgctgaagattagatgggtagatcacataactaatgaggaggtattgaatagaattggggagaagagaaatttgtagcacaacttgactagaagaaggaacgggttggtaggacatgttctgaggcatcaagggatcaccaatttagtactggagggcagcgtggagggtaaaaatcgtagagggagaccaagagatgaatacactaagcagattcagaaggacataggttgcagtaggtactgggagatgacgaagcttgcacaggatacagtagcatggagagctgtatcaaaccagtctctggactgaagaccataacaacaacaacaacaacaacaacaacaacaacaaatacttttTGATCTTATCAGTGAGACAGATTTCTAGATGCAAATCAGGAAAATTCTGAGCTTTTGGTTCATTTAACTaccacctcagtttattatccataTGGATACCTTGAGACTTCACATGTAGAGTTCTGTCTAGTACAATGCACGTCTATTGATCTCCACATACAGTACAAATAAgtcatttttacatttttggaaGTGCATGAAAtgaatttcagtaaaattacatgTTGAGCTGTTTGCTGTGAATCACTTGTAACCCTATTCCATTATTTTTCAGACTGTGTCTAGTGTGGATGTATTTGGGCTATTTATCACTATACTTCTCAGCAAACCTCAGTTTCAGAAGCATTCTCCGATACCCTAGGAAAATTATTTATATAGGTCAACAACCGTAGTGCAACAACCAGCGAACCTTGCAGGATAACATATTTAATATTTCCCCATTCCAAATTaattcatttgttagtgtggctCTTATTTGTTAAGACAAGATTCTCCATGCAAGGGGGTGCCTATAACGTATCATTTTAGTTCTCCTATAGAATACGAGGTATATCCAAAAATTAAGTTCTGTCTGTATTTCTCTCCACAGCAGCACTACCGTAATACGGCGGCTGTTCATtaaagaatgatttttttttaagatatacctttactcatcctcataattttgatagtctttttcaaagtagtctcccatgaatgcaaaTCACTTGTCCCAGCATGTCTGCCCGCCTCCGCAGCctccaccactgcttctgatgattggtaatgcctcccacgaagacatttcttcatgttagggaatagaaaaaaagtcacatgggggcTAAATCTGGACTATAGGAatggtgagggatgcacttcacattgatttttgcaagatattcacaacaacattggcaacatgtggccgcgcattatcgtggtgcagcatcgagcctgcttcatggaaatgtggtcttttgcaccTGAtacggacttgcaatgttttcaggacatccctgcagtattttccagttactgatgtgtgtgcaggtacaacatgctgataaacgattccatgaatatcaaagaatgacatgaccataactttcccagcagaagcaatcaCTTTTGCtttttttgggggttggtgatggagatttccacactgagctttgctgtttgctctcaggatcaaaatgatgtagccacatTTCATCAGCataattacatttgaaagaaactccagatcttcctctaacatcaattttaactgcatgcagacccgcacatgaatgtccttttgttcgggaatcaacagtcttgcaACCCATCACGCACAGACACATGTCGTGTAATTTTTCTATCACCAacatgtgggtggcacccaatgaaatgttcagtatttcagaaagtgatcttaaggtaattcatcgatcttctctcacaatgacagcTGCAGTGTTGAAGTTTTCTtctgtaagagcagtaactggagcaccgggtccaccttttgaaattgattgtctcccctctttaaacattttaaaccatctTCCAGCTGTGCTGTAGTGAACAATAGACTCTCCATAGGCCttcattgtataggcctcagctgaagatttgttgagacgaaagcagaatttcaaagccgcatattgttcctcccATGTTACCTCCATCATAGCAGTAggtgatactgaacatgtctgaccttgcctgcctctcacagtcgggaaccaggagtcccaacaatgaaactactatgatgtgtttgttgcacattaaactaatagaatatcataagattaaattttagtgtgAGAAATtatgacaataaaaaaattatgatcattctttattgaacagccctcatagTTCAATGGGTGCATGGTAGTTGCTTTCAGTCAAGGAGAAGATAACACTACTCTGTGTGTTGTTTATGCTGTGCAGTGCTTGTTTAGAATGACAAAGTTGACTGAAAATCCCACTGTTTGTAACATTAgatctttaatttattttctgaatgCTGAGAACTCTAATCCAGTTGACAGTCACTGTTACATAGAAGATATGATTAGTGATTCAGTGGTAAGGAGAAGGGtctgacagtttaatgaaggacgTGGACAAGTTCACAATGATGAAAAAATTGTGCTTccattttttgttaataaaaaatTGGTTTGTGTAGTTGAACTCATGAGGGAAAGCCATAAGCCAACAGTATCCAATATTTTCAAGAACTTTCTGTTCAAGAACACTTCTTCATGAAACTGAATTTCTGCAAACTGAGCACTTCCTGGGTGCCAAATATTCTTACAGAGCAACTCAAAAAGTTATGTTTAGGCAGTGCACTTGACTTTTTGACTTCATAACAAAAATGATGGTTTTTGGTTTTCTAAGCAAGATAGTGACTTGTGTCACTCATGAACTCTCTCAATCAAAATGACAATCAATGGAATGGTAGCATAATGCAGCATTAGTGAAGACTAAAGCCAAGCAAATCTTGAAATCTCAAAAAGGTAAGGGCGCAGTCTTTTGAGATGGGCAGGGCATTCTACTgaccatgcttttttttttttttttgtgagatgaAACAGTTATTGTCAATGTTTATTGTGAGATGCTTATGAAAGAAATATAGAAAAAGCAATGCAGAAAGCTCACAAATGGTTCGATTCATTACAATGCCCAAACACACATTGCAACCAAGACATGACGATTCTAAAGGACTCTGGCTGGAGGGGCCAGTTTGACTACATCTCACAGAGACCTGTCGCCACCCCTAGCAACTACCATCTCTTTCATACCTAAAGACATTCTTTGGtgatcaaaaattcaacgatgatGTCAAGTTCAAAGAACATGTTACCATGTGGTTGACAACACAGACAGCAACATTCTATGAGGAAGGGTGAAGTGTATTTCTTGTTGGTTTAAG encodes:
- the LOC124776609 gene encoding deubiquitinase OTUD6B isoform X3, producing MEEIAALEMELEKKQNEELDKLKGITEVNGVSTDMEKLHLDEKQPEEKVMEEEEEEEENCGGPHLQKRITKAQKRREKKATKEKERERLIAIQETENVHGARNIEMQKIKQILKEKKLMLHEIPSDGNCLYCAIDFAQAAVGGEEMGYQTLRMLTSQFLRKNCSDFLPFLSDPVTGDTFSKEQYEEYCDQIANTSSWGGQVELRALSHVLKCPIEVIQAVGPTIVIGEEYNDQKSIILTYHRHMYRLGEHYNTVKPYVDEQDEGK